From the Shewanella amazonensis SB2B genome, one window contains:
- the katG gene encoding catalase/peroxidase HPI, translating to MSNEGKCPVMHGGATSATQADNHWWPKALNLDILHQHDSKTNPMAPGFNYREALKGLDVEALKQDLKALMTDSQAWWPADWGHYGGLMIRMAWHSAGTYRIADGRGGGGHGAQRFAPLNSWPDNGNLDKARRLLWPIKQKYGNKVSWADLMILAGNMAYESMGLKTFGFAFGREDIWHPEKDTYWGAEKEWLAPSGGANSRYSGVRDLQNPLAAVMMGLIYVNPEGVDGNPDPLKTAQDMRVTFARMAMNDEETVALTAGGHTVGKAHGNGNAANLGPEPEAAPLEEQGFGWMNHQSRGIGRNTVTSGIEGAWTTHPTRWDNGYFHLLFSYDWALTKSPAGAWQWEPVNIREEDKPVDVEDPNIRSNPMMTDADMALKMDPDYRRIAERFFHDPDYFADTFARAWFKLTHRDMGPKSRYFGPDVPAEDLIWQDPVPKGNSQYDPEAVKARIAGTGLGAAELVATAWDSARTYRNSDKRGGANGARIRLLPQKDWVANEPARLARVLELLTPIASDMGVSIADTLVLGGNLGVELAAKAAGFNIKVPFIPGRGDASQAQTDIDSFEVLEPLADGFRNWQKQDFVVTPEEMLLDRAQLMGLSAPEMTVLIGGMRAMAVNHGGTTHGVLTDNPGSLSNDFFVNLTDMSYRWKPVANNLYEICDRASGQKKWTATRVDLVFGSNSVLRAYAEYYAQDDNKETFVKDFVTAWCKVMNADRFDA from the coding sequence ATGAGTAATGAAGGCAAATGTCCGGTAATGCACGGCGGTGCAACCTCTGCCACCCAGGCCGACAATCATTGGTGGCCCAAAGCCCTGAACCTCGACATACTCCACCAGCACGACAGTAAAACCAACCCCATGGCACCGGGCTTTAATTACCGGGAAGCCCTGAAAGGCCTCGATGTGGAGGCACTCAAACAAGATCTCAAAGCCCTGATGACCGACAGCCAGGCCTGGTGGCCAGCGGACTGGGGCCATTATGGCGGCCTGATGATCCGCATGGCGTGGCACTCGGCCGGCACCTATCGCATTGCCGACGGTCGTGGTGGTGGCGGCCATGGTGCACAGCGCTTTGCCCCACTCAATTCCTGGCCCGACAATGGCAATCTCGACAAGGCCAGGCGCCTGCTGTGGCCCATCAAACAGAAATACGGCAACAAAGTGAGCTGGGCCGACTTGATGATTTTGGCAGGCAACATGGCGTATGAATCCATGGGGCTGAAAACCTTCGGCTTTGCCTTTGGTCGTGAAGACATCTGGCACCCCGAGAAAGACACCTACTGGGGCGCAGAAAAAGAATGGTTGGCCCCCAGCGGCGGCGCCAACAGTCGCTATTCCGGGGTTCGCGATCTGCAAAACCCACTGGCAGCAGTGATGATGGGGCTGATTTATGTCAACCCGGAAGGGGTCGATGGCAATCCAGACCCACTGAAAACCGCCCAGGATATGCGCGTGACCTTCGCCCGAATGGCGATGAATGACGAAGAAACTGTGGCACTCACCGCCGGTGGCCATACCGTGGGTAAAGCCCATGGTAATGGTAACGCCGCCAATCTGGGGCCTGAACCTGAAGCCGCGCCTTTGGAAGAGCAAGGCTTTGGCTGGATGAATCATCAAAGTCGCGGCATAGGCCGCAACACAGTCACCAGCGGAATCGAAGGCGCCTGGACCACCCACCCCACCCGTTGGGACAACGGTTATTTCCATCTGCTGTTCAGCTACGACTGGGCACTCACCAAGAGTCCGGCAGGCGCGTGGCAGTGGGAGCCGGTGAACATCAGGGAAGAAGACAAGCCAGTGGATGTGGAAGACCCCAACATCCGCAGCAACCCCATGATGACAGACGCCGACATGGCGCTGAAGATGGACCCGGATTACCGCCGCATCGCCGAAAGATTCTTCCACGATCCCGACTATTTTGCCGACACCTTTGCCAGGGCCTGGTTCAAGTTGACTCACAGAGACATGGGCCCCAAATCCCGCTACTTTGGTCCGGATGTGCCAGCAGAAGACTTGATTTGGCAGGACCCGGTACCCAAGGGTAACAGTCAATATGACCCCGAGGCGGTTAAGGCACGCATCGCCGGTACGGGGCTTGGCGCCGCCGAGCTGGTCGCCACCGCATGGGACAGCGCCAGAACCTATAGAAACTCAGATAAGCGCGGCGGAGCCAACGGCGCACGCATCCGCTTGTTGCCGCAAAAAGACTGGGTAGCCAACGAGCCCGCCAGACTGGCCAGAGTGCTGGAGCTGCTTACCCCCATCGCCAGCGACATGGGCGTCAGCATTGCCGACACCCTGGTGCTGGGTGGCAATCTTGGTGTCGAGCTGGCGGCCAAAGCCGCCGGTTTCAATATCAAGGTGCCTTTTATCCCCGGTCGTGGTGATGCCAGTCAGGCACAAACCGACATCGACTCCTTTGAGGTGCTTGAGCCACTGGCCGATGGCTTCCGTAACTGGCAAAAGCAGGACTTTGTGGTCACGCCGGAAGAAATGCTGCTCGACCGGGCACAACTCATGGGACTCTCAGCGCCGGAAATGACAGTGCTGATTGGTGGCATGCGCGCCATGGCGGTTAACCATGGTGGAACCACACATGGGGTGCTGACCGACAATCCCGGCAGCCTCAGTAATGACTTTTTCGTTAACCTCACCGATATGAGTTATCGCTGGAAACCGGTCGCCAACAATCTCTATGAGATCTGCGATAGGGCAAGTGGCCAGAAAAAATGGACCGCCACCCGGGTCGATTTGGTGTTTGGCTCCAACTCTGTATTGCGCGCCTACGCCGAGTACTATGCCCAGGACGACAACAAAGAGACCTTCGTAAAGGACTTTGTCACCGCCTGGTGCAAGGTGATGAATGCCGACCGCTTCGATGCCTAG
- the ubiK gene encoding ubiquinone biosynthesis accessory factor UbiK yields MLNPKKIEDLAKQLSDNLPSGLKQFAGEVEERSKQVLQSQLMKLDLVSREEFEVQQHVLLRTREKLEALQTKVEALEKLLEDKQA; encoded by the coding sequence ATGCTGAACCCCAAAAAAATCGAAGACTTGGCCAAACAGCTCAGTGACAACCTTCCTTCTGGCCTCAAGCAGTTTGCCGGAGAAGTGGAAGAGCGCAGCAAGCAGGTATTGCAAAGCCAGTTGATGAAACTCGACCTGGTATCCCGGGAAGAATTTGAGGTGCAGCAACATGTGCTGCTGCGTACCCGCGAAAAACTGGAAGCGTTGCAGACCAAGGTCGAAGCACTGGAAAAACTGTTGGAAGACAAGCAGGCCTGA
- a CDS encoding HupE/UreJ family protein, whose product MRKGIGLWCLLFSAGASAHEVALGGGFGAGFSHPVLGLDHLLAMLSVGMVSTRLGRHAIWQVPLAFLCFMSLGAVLGITDIALPLVEAGIALSVMLLGLAIAFNRALPLWPAMLAVAVFGIFHGHAHGMEMPTLASPWLYGLGFILGTATIHLIGVFTGLLLAMKERRYPLTRITGAGIAAMGTLFLIGTVLPG is encoded by the coding sequence ATGAGAAAGGGAATTGGGTTGTGGTGTTTGCTGTTTTCTGCGGGAGCATCGGCCCATGAAGTGGCCCTGGGTGGTGGCTTCGGTGCCGGTTTTTCCCACCCTGTGCTGGGGTTGGATCATTTGCTCGCCATGCTCAGTGTTGGCATGGTCAGTACCCGACTTGGCAGGCACGCCATCTGGCAGGTGCCACTCGCCTTCCTGTGTTTTATGTCCCTTGGTGCCGTGCTTGGTATAACCGATATCGCCTTGCCTCTGGTGGAAGCCGGGATTGCGTTGTCGGTAATGCTGCTTGGGCTCGCCATTGCTTTTAACCGTGCTTTGCCGCTTTGGCCTGCCATGTTGGCGGTAGCCGTATTTGGCATATTCCATGGTCATGCCCATGGTATGGAAATGCCAACACTGGCGAGTCCCTGGCTGTATGGGCTGGGCTTTATCCTCGGCACAGCTACGATACACCTTATCGGTGTATTTACCGGTTTATTGCTTGCGATGAAAGAGCGCCGTTATCCCCTGACCCGTATCACCGGAGCTGGCATCGCTGCCATGGGTACCCTGTTCCTGATAGGCACAGTGTTACCGGGATAA
- the creD gene encoding cell envelope integrity protein CreD, producing the protein MADMFFGLMALALLGAIGFGAFVAIRAGLTRLYGNTDNPLLLNRIALILKGSLTLMLCLLAIIPLTLVQDLASDRERLYRDVVRDIGQAWGEEQVLAGPVLVLPYRYSVLTEETSADGSRKQRRSSIEDELLILPEHLKMKASLNHDFRDRGIYHSLVYQSGVEGQAEFSLNLPLISNLEAYEFNRARLVFGLSSNQAIDGVDNFVVSGDGLSSHGSLMSGTGLAQEALSRGFHQPVQLGQNTAPFKVDFKLRLRGSQGIGFLPLGEDSRFELNADWPHPSFNGILPEAREINANGFNANWHISHLSRNYPQIMRASQPMDLMETRAHTQLFEPVTHYGKVERAIKYGLLFVALTFILLLMFELGQGQALSALQYLLVGAAMTLFYLLLLALSEHLSFGQAFMIAAAVPVLSIPAYVASATQSYARGSIMLAMLLGLYGLLYSILRLEDYALLMGSMLLVTVLLVLMYLTRRQGKCLPQ; encoded by the coding sequence ATGGCGGACATGTTTTTCGGCCTCATGGCGCTCGCGCTCCTCGGGGCCATTGGCTTTGGTGCCTTTGTGGCCATTCGCGCCGGACTGACACGACTTTACGGCAATACCGATAATCCATTATTGCTGAACAGGATCGCCCTCATTCTCAAGGGATCACTCACCCTGATGCTGTGCCTGCTGGCCATCATTCCGCTGACACTGGTACAGGACCTGGCCTCAGACAGAGAGCGTCTGTACCGTGATGTGGTGCGGGACATAGGTCAGGCATGGGGCGAAGAGCAGGTTCTGGCGGGTCCCGTGTTGGTGCTTCCTTATCGCTATTCGGTGCTCACCGAAGAAACCAGCGCCGATGGCAGTCGCAAGCAAAGGCGCAGCAGCATTGAGGATGAGCTCCTTATCCTGCCCGAGCACCTGAAAATGAAGGCGAGCCTCAACCATGACTTCCGCGACCGCGGCATTTACCACTCACTGGTGTATCAAAGTGGCGTTGAGGGGCAGGCCGAGTTTTCCCTGAACCTCCCCCTTATCAGCAATCTGGAAGCTTACGAATTTAATCGCGCCAGACTGGTATTTGGTCTGTCTTCCAATCAGGCCATCGATGGCGTGGATAATTTTGTGGTCAGTGGCGATGGCTTGAGCTCCCACGGCTCGCTGATGTCAGGCACGGGCCTGGCTCAGGAGGCACTTAGTCGGGGATTTCATCAACCGGTGCAGCTTGGACAAAACACAGCCCCCTTCAAAGTGGACTTTAAACTGCGCCTCAGGGGCTCACAGGGTATTGGGTTTCTGCCGCTCGGCGAAGACTCACGCTTCGAACTCAATGCCGACTGGCCTCATCCCAGTTTCAATGGCATTTTGCCCGAAGCCCGCGAAATAAATGCCAATGGCTTTAATGCCAACTGGCACATCAGCCACCTGAGCCGCAACTACCCACAAATCATGCGCGCTTCTCAACCCATGGATCTGATGGAGACCCGGGCACACACGCAGCTGTTTGAACCCGTCACCCACTACGGCAAGGTAGAACGCGCCATTAAATATGGTCTGCTGTTTGTGGCCCTGACCTTTATCCTGCTGCTGATGTTTGAACTTGGGCAGGGACAAGCCTTGTCGGCCTTGCAATACCTGCTGGTTGGCGCAGCCATGACCCTGTTTTATTTGTTGCTGCTGGCATTGTCAGAGCATTTGAGTTTTGGTCAGGCCTTTATGATTGCCGCAGCCGTGCCCGTGCTCAGCATTCCTGCCTATGTGGCCAGCGCCACCCAAAGTTATGCTCGCGGCAGCATCATGCTGGCCATGTTGCTCGGTCTCTATGGTCTGCTGTATTCCATTTTGCGGCTCGAAGACTATGCCCTGCTGATGGGCAGCATGCTCTTGGTTACCGTCCTCTTGGTACTCATGTACCTGACAAGACGCCAGGGTAAATGCCTCCCGCAATAG
- a CDS encoding phosphatase PAP2 family protein, whose amino-acid sequence MQHTQAPRFDRSIRPLLLLTLWLLLLVPATVLTLAQLPLFPWMPLDGATAEIVYAITFTGTAPWGAISAAAVILLAFIRLSHPQAIKLLLALALSLGSSLWLNESLKTHFNEPRPNVLFLAEHKLLDTDDFYRLHKGDRRDVMTVLFASNASDLPPMSPRVANHWQQEVGLSFPSGHTLFATILALTASWFFIASGHWITCSFLGIWALAMGGSRMLLGMHHSQDVMAATALSLPLCLLGILLASWLGPKLFRTRQPQSD is encoded by the coding sequence ATGCAGCATACCCAGGCCCCCCGTTTTGACCGCAGCATTCGCCCCCTGCTCCTGCTCACCCTGTGGCTGTTACTGCTGGTACCTGCCACTGTCCTGACCCTGGCGCAGCTCCCCCTCTTCCCCTGGATGCCATTGGACGGAGCCACTGCTGAGATTGTCTATGCCATCACCTTTACCGGCACAGCGCCCTGGGGCGCCATCAGCGCGGCGGCCGTCATACTGCTGGCCTTTATTCGTCTGTCACACCCCCAAGCCATCAAGTTACTGTTGGCGCTGGCGCTCTCACTCGGCAGCAGCCTCTGGCTCAACGAAAGCCTGAAGACCCACTTTAATGAACCCAGGCCCAATGTATTGTTCCTGGCCGAACACAAGCTGCTGGATACAGATGACTTTTACCGTCTTCACAAGGGCGATCGCCGCGATGTGATGACAGTGCTTTTTGCCAGTAACGCGTCGGATTTACCGCCCATGAGCCCCCGCGTTGCAAACCACTGGCAGCAAGAGGTGGGGTTGTCGTTTCCGTCGGGGCACACCCTGTTCGCCACCATTCTGGCGCTAACTGCGAGCTGGTTTTTTATCGCTTCAGGACACTGGATAACCTGCTCATTTTTAGGCATCTGGGCGCTGGCAATGGGCGGATCTCGCATGCTGCTGGGCATGCACCATAGCCAGGATGTGATGGCAGCCACGGCGTTGTCACTGCCGCTGTGCCTATTGGGCATATTGTTGGCAAGCTGGCTGGGACCGAAGCTATTCAGGACTCGCCAGCCCCAATCAGATTAG
- a CDS encoding substrate-binding periplasmic protein → MRLPLTLWLLLVMVGAHASTISIGASSNRPPYILEDAESGLEVEIIRAAFAAVGMEASFKFYSRKRQLLFYGKERFDGIMTVNSSLDLTGYPSDIYIYYQNVAISLAEKQIRLERVADLQNISIAAFEDASILLGGEFYKVSKRTIYRELDTTENQNKMLYLGRIDVAVAEKYVFLANNLRLAGELDTSKALDIHELFPRTAYRLMFRNSIVRDAFNEGLRKIRENGRYDALVKQFLH, encoded by the coding sequence ATGCGCTTACCTTTGACTTTATGGCTGCTGTTGGTGATGGTTGGGGCGCATGCCTCTACCATCAGCATTGGCGCTTCTTCAAATCGCCCTCCCTATATTTTGGAAGATGCCGAATCCGGGCTGGAGGTGGAAATCATCCGTGCTGCCTTTGCGGCCGTGGGAATGGAAGCCAGCTTCAAGTTTTACTCTCGCAAACGGCAGTTACTCTTCTACGGGAAAGAACGTTTTGACGGCATAATGACGGTGAACAGCTCACTGGATTTAACCGGTTATCCTTCTGATATCTATATCTATTATCAAAATGTTGCCATTAGTCTTGCCGAGAAGCAGATCCGTCTCGAACGGGTGGCCGATTTGCAGAATATCAGCATTGCCGCCTTTGAGGATGCCTCCATACTGCTGGGGGGCGAGTTTTATAAGGTCAGTAAGAGGACTATCTACCGCGAGCTCGACACGACCGAGAATCAAAACAAGATGTTATATCTCGGCCGTATTGATGTGGCTGTGGCTGAAAAGTATGTGTTTTTGGCCAATAACCTCAGGTTGGCAGGGGAGCTGGATACCTCGAAGGCACTGGATATCCACGAGCTGTTTCCACGCACGGCCTATCGCCTGATGTTCCGCAATTCCATAGTGCGTGATGCCTTCAACGAAGGTCTGCGTAAAATTCGTGAAAACGGCCGCTACGATGCGTTGGTGAAGCAGTTCCTCCACTAA
- a CDS encoding pyridoxal-phosphate-dependent aminotransferase family protein — protein sequence MQAAPKIAPFMPPRRILMGPGPSDVYPEVLLAQSRPTVGHLDPLFVAMMDELKALLQYAFQTQNEVTLAVSAPGSAGMETCFVNLVEPGEKVVVCRNGVFGERMRQNVERCGGVAVVVDFPWGAPVDPQVVEGVLKQHPDASYLAFVHAETSTGALSDAKTLCALAREHNCLSIVDAVTSLGGVELRVDEWGIDAIYSGSQKCLSCVPGLSPVSFSPRAVEKLKSRKTPVQSWFLDQTLVMGYWGGSGKRAYHHTAPVNALYALHESLRLLAEEGLENAWARHQHMHQLLKAGLEKLGLGFVVDEAYRLPQLNAVYIPEGVDDAAVRSQLLKGYNLEIGAGLGDLAGKAWRIGLMGYGARAENVAICLKALEEVLQ from the coding sequence ATGCAAGCCGCTCCCAAGATAGCGCCCTTTATGCCGCCACGCCGTATTCTGATGGGCCCGGGCCCTTCAGATGTGTATCCCGAGGTGTTGCTGGCCCAGTCACGCCCCACCGTGGGCCATCTGGACCCCTTGTTTGTGGCCATGATGGATGAGCTCAAAGCGCTGCTGCAATATGCCTTTCAGACCCAAAACGAAGTGACCTTGGCGGTATCGGCTCCAGGCAGCGCCGGTATGGAAACCTGTTTTGTAAACCTGGTGGAGCCTGGCGAGAAGGTTGTGGTTTGCCGCAATGGGGTGTTTGGCGAGCGGATGCGCCAGAACGTGGAGCGCTGCGGCGGTGTTGCCGTGGTGGTGGATTTCCCCTGGGGCGCACCGGTCGACCCGCAAGTGGTTGAAGGTGTGCTGAAGCAGCATCCGGATGCAAGCTACCTTGCCTTTGTCCATGCTGAAACCAGCACGGGCGCGCTGTCGGACGCCAAAACCCTGTGTGCTCTTGCCCGCGAACATAACTGCCTGTCGATTGTGGATGCGGTGACCTCCCTTGGTGGGGTTGAACTCAGGGTCGATGAGTGGGGCATAGATGCCATTTATTCGGGCAGCCAGAAGTGCTTATCCTGTGTACCCGGCTTATCGCCTGTGTCCTTCTCACCCCGAGCGGTAGAGAAGCTTAAAAGCCGCAAGACGCCGGTGCAGAGCTGGTTTTTGGATCAGACTCTGGTGATGGGCTATTGGGGTGGCAGTGGCAAGCGCGCTTACCACCATACCGCGCCGGTTAACGCCCTGTATGCCTTGCACGAATCGTTGCGGCTGCTCGCCGAAGAAGGCCTCGAAAACGCCTGGGCCAGACATCAACACATGCATCAGCTGCTTAAAGCCGGCCTCGAAAAGTTGGGGCTCGGCTTTGTGGTGGATGAGGCTTACCGCCTGCCGCAACTCAACGCCGTGTACATTCCAGAGGGTGTGGATGACGCTGCCGTGCGCAGCCAGCTGCTTAAGGGTTATAACCTTGAGATTGGTGCCGGACTCGGAGACCTGGCAGGAAAGGCTTGGCGAATTGGGCTCATGGGCTATGGCGCACGGGCCGAAAATGTGGCAATTTGCCTGAAGGCTCTGGAAGAGGTGCTGCAGTAA
- the ilvA gene encoding threonine ammonia-lyase, biosynthetic, with amino-acid sequence MLDFSGCGDRDKSEVKPVDLAHYYLQKILLSSVYDVAKVTPLSHMGKLSARLGQEIYLKREDMQPVHSFKLRGAYNRISQLTQPECERGVVCASAGNHAQGVALSASSRGIDAVIVMPTTTPDIKIDAVRRRGGNVLLHGESFDQANAHAQHLAQTEGRVYIAPFDDEAVIAGQGTVAQEMLQQQRDLELVFVPVGGGGLVAGIAAYYKAVRPSVKIIGVEPEDAACLKAAMAAGEPVTLSQVGLFADGVAVKRIGAEPFRIAKHYVDEVVTVSSDEICAAVKDIFEDTRAIAEPAGALSLAGLKKYLAQTTPALAEAGKPARKVAAILSGANVNFHSLRYVSERCELGEQKEAVLAVKVPEVPGSFLKFCELLGKRAMTEFNYRFSGRDSAVVFAGIRLSGGQSELKEIIASLTSGGFEVQDLSSDETAKLHVRYMVGGHPTEPLSERLFSFEFPEYPGALLKFLTTLGSRWNISLFHYRNHGAAFGRVLAGFEVPEGDNEAFGRFLTELGFVWQEETHSPAYRLFLGSK; translated from the coding sequence ATGCTGGATTTTTCTGGCTGTGGTGACAGAGATAAATCAGAGGTGAAGCCTGTGGATCTTGCTCATTATTATTTGCAAAAAATCCTGCTGTCGTCTGTGTATGACGTGGCCAAGGTGACGCCCCTGTCCCATATGGGCAAGCTGTCGGCGCGCCTGGGGCAGGAGATTTATTTAAAGCGTGAAGACATGCAGCCGGTGCATTCCTTTAAGCTGCGTGGCGCCTATAACCGCATTTCGCAGCTGACTCAGCCTGAGTGCGAGCGCGGTGTGGTATGCGCTTCGGCGGGTAACCATGCTCAGGGCGTTGCGTTGTCGGCCTCAAGCCGTGGCATTGATGCAGTGATAGTCATGCCCACCACCACGCCGGATATCAAAATCGATGCGGTGCGTCGTCGTGGCGGCAATGTGCTCTTGCACGGTGAGTCCTTCGATCAGGCCAACGCCCACGCTCAGCATCTGGCGCAAACCGAGGGCCGGGTCTATATCGCGCCTTTCGATGATGAGGCTGTGATTGCCGGGCAGGGCACAGTGGCGCAGGAAATGCTGCAGCAGCAGCGGGATCTGGAGCTGGTATTTGTGCCCGTGGGCGGTGGTGGCCTGGTGGCCGGCATCGCTGCCTATTACAAGGCGGTGCGACCTTCGGTGAAAATCATCGGGGTCGAGCCTGAGGATGCCGCTTGCCTTAAGGCCGCCATGGCCGCGGGTGAACCTGTGACTTTATCCCAGGTGGGCCTCTTTGCCGATGGCGTAGCGGTAAAGCGCATCGGCGCTGAGCCATTTCGTATCGCCAAACACTATGTGGATGAAGTGGTGACCGTCAGCTCAGACGAAATCTGCGCCGCGGTGAAGGATATCTTCGAAGACACCCGTGCCATTGCTGAGCCGGCGGGCGCGCTGTCTCTGGCGGGGCTGAAAAAGTATCTGGCGCAGACAACACCTGCTCTTGCTGAGGCGGGCAAACCAGCCCGCAAGGTGGCGGCCATTTTGAGTGGCGCCAACGTGAATTTTCATAGCCTGAGATACGTGTCTGAGCGCTGCGAACTGGGTGAGCAAAAGGAAGCTGTGCTGGCGGTGAAGGTGCCGGAAGTGCCCGGTAGCTTTCTTAAGTTTTGCGAGCTTTTGGGCAAGCGCGCCATGACTGAATTCAACTACCGCTTCTCGGGCCGCGACAGCGCCGTGGTGTTTGCCGGTATCCGGCTCTCCGGTGGCCAGTCGGAGCTTAAAGAGATCATCGCGTCCCTCACTTCAGGCGGCTTTGAAGTGCAGGATTTATCGAGCGATGAAACCGCCAAACTGCATGTGCGTTATATGGTGGGAGGTCACCCCACAGAGCCCTTGAGTGAGCGGTTATTCAGCTTCGAGTTTCCCGAGTATCCGGGGGCACTGCTTAAGTTTTTAACCACCCTCGGCAGCCGCTGGAACATCAGTTTGTTCCACTACCGCAACCACGGCGCTGCCTTTGGTCGGGTTCTGGCGGGATTCGAGGTGCCGGAGGGCGACAACGAGGCTTTTGGCCGCTTCCTCACCGAGCTTGGCTTTGTGTGGCAGGAAGAAACCCACAGCCCGGCTTACCGCTTGTTTTTGGGCAGTAAATAG
- the ilvD gene encoding dihydroxy-acid dehydratase, giving the protein MAKLRSATSTEGRNMAGARALWRATGVKDTDFGKPIIAIANSFTQFVPGHVHLKDMGSLVASAIEEAGGIAKEFNTIAVDDGIAMGHGGMLYSLPSRELIADSVEYMVNAHCADALVCISNCDKITPGMLMAALRLNIPVVFVSGGPMEAGKTKLSDKLIKLDLVDAMVAAADDRISDADSEKIERSACPTCGSCSGMFTANSMNCLTEALGLSLPGNGSMLATHADRRELFLEAGRRVMKLAKRYYGDDDASVLPRSIASFKAFENAMALDVAMGGSSNTVLHLLAAAQEAEVDFTMDDIDRISRKVPHLCKVAPSTPKYHMEDVHRAGGVMAILGELDRAGLLHTDVNHVASEDGTLKSVLERFDVVLTKDEKVHEFFRAGPAGIPTTRAFSQSCRWDTLDDDRREGCIRSREFAFSQEGGLAVLSGNLAENGCIVKTAGVDESNLKFSGVARVYESQEDAVAGILGGEVVAGDVVVIRFEGPKGGPGMQEMLYPTSYLKSRGLGTQCALITDGRFSGGTSGLSIGHVSPEAASGGTIGLIENGDRIDIDIPGRSIKLLVSDAELESRRAAMNAKGPLAWKPLSRVRPVSMALKAYAMLATSADKGAVRDVSKLEG; this is encoded by the coding sequence ATGGCTAAATTACGTTCTGCCACCAGTACCGAAGGCCGCAATATGGCGGGTGCCCGCGCCCTGTGGCGTGCCACCGGCGTGAAAGATACCGACTTCGGCAAGCCCATCATTGCCATTGCCAACTCCTTTACCCAGTTTGTGCCAGGGCACGTGCACTTAAAAGACATGGGCTCTCTCGTGGCTTCGGCCATCGAAGAGGCGGGCGGTATCGCCAAAGAATTCAACACCATCGCCGTGGATGACGGCATTGCCATGGGTCACGGCGGCATGCTGTATTCGCTACCATCCCGGGAGCTCATTGCCGACAGTGTGGAGTACATGGTAAATGCCCACTGCGCCGATGCGTTGGTGTGCATCAGCAACTGCGACAAAATCACCCCCGGCATGTTGATGGCTGCGCTGCGCCTTAACATCCCCGTGGTGTTTGTTTCCGGTGGCCCGATGGAAGCGGGTAAAACCAAGCTGTCTGACAAGCTCATTAAGCTCGATTTGGTGGACGCCATGGTGGCCGCGGCGGACGACCGTATCAGCGATGCCGACAGCGAGAAAATCGAGCGCAGTGCCTGCCCGACCTGCGGCAGCTGCTCTGGCATGTTTACCGCCAACTCCATGAACTGCCTCACCGAAGCGCTGGGTTTGTCACTGCCGGGCAATGGCTCCATGCTGGCGACCCATGCCGATCGCCGTGAGCTGTTCCTCGAGGCCGGTCGCCGGGTAATGAAACTTGCCAAGCGTTACTACGGTGACGACGATGCCTCAGTTTTGCCCCGCTCCATTGCCTCGTTCAAGGCCTTTGAAAACGCCATGGCGCTGGATGTGGCCATGGGCGGCTCGTCCAATACCGTATTGCACCTGCTGGCGGCGGCCCAGGAAGCCGAGGTGGATTTCACCATGGATGATATCGACCGCATCAGCCGCAAGGTGCCGCACCTGTGCAAGGTGGCGCCCTCTACGCCCAAATACCATATGGAAGATGTGCACCGCGCAGGTGGTGTAATGGCCATTTTGGGTGAGCTGGACCGCGCCGGGCTTTTGCACACAGATGTAAACCATGTGGCTTCTGAAGATGGCACCTTGAAATCAGTGCTGGAGCGCTTCGATGTGGTGCTGACCAAAGATGAAAAAGTGCACGAGTTTTTCCGAGCAGGTCCTGCGGGCATCCCTACGACCCGCGCCTTCAGCCAATCCTGCCGCTGGGATACCCTGGATGATGACCGCCGTGAAGGCTGTATCCGCAGCCGTGAGTTTGCCTTCAGTCAGGAAGGTGGCCTGGCCGTGCTCTCCGGCAACCTCGCCGAAAACGGCTGTATCGTCAAAACTGCTGGCGTGGATGAGTCCAACCTCAAATTCAGCGGCGTGGCACGGGTATATGAGAGTCAGGAAGATGCCGTAGCCGGAATCCTTGGCGGCGAAGTGGTGGCCGGTGACGTGGTGGTCATTCGTTTTGAGGGCCCCAAAGGCGGCCCCGGTATGCAGGAAATGCTCTACCCAACCAGTTACTTAAAGTCACGGGGCCTTGGCACCCAGTGCGCGCTCATTACCGATGGCCGCTTCTCCGGCGGTACCTCGGGGCTGTCCATCGGTCACGTCTCGCCCGAGGCGGCCTCAGGCGGCACCATAGGCCTGATTGAAAATGGCGATCGTATCGATATCGATATCCCCGGCCGCAGCATCAAGCTGCTTGTGAGTGACGCCGAGCTCGAAAGCCGCCGCGCCGCCATGAATGCCAAGGGACCGCTGGCCTGGAAACCGCTGTCACGGGTTCGCCCTGTGTCGATGGCGCTGAAGGCGTATGCCATGCTCGCCACCAGTGCCGATAAGGGCGCGGTGCGTGATGTCTCCAAACTGGAGGGCTGA